The following DNA comes from Noviherbaspirillum sp. L7-7A.
GCGAGTTGTTGTTGTCACAAGGCTTTGTGATCGAGTCTGTAGAGCAGATCGCAACGTTGGTCGGTACTGGCTATCTTCGGCAGACCGAATTCGATGGCAGGGTTGAAAAAGCCAAGCCAGGCGTGACCGATAGCAGCCCCGCCACAGCCGTTCAAACCGCTGCGCAGGATCACGGCAGTGATGAAAAAGTATTGATGGATGATGTAAGGTGGCAGGTCGGAGAAACTTTTTTTCTTCACCAGCAAGGCCTGTCTGCAAGATATACCGCAAGATTTATCGGATATATTAAAAATCGGACCGTCCTGGTCACAATGCCTATTGTCGATGACAAATATGTGCTTATTCGTGACAGCCAAATGTTCATTGTGCGCGCCTTTTCGGGAAAGAAGGCATATGCGTTTAGTGCGTTCGTTGTAAAGTCAGTCCATTCTCCCCATCCTTACTTGCACCTGTCGTATCCAAAAGAACTCAGCTGCGCCACCATACGGCACCGGGCGCGCATACCGGTAAGCATCATTGCTTCTATTTCGATGAACAATCAGGAAGAAAGCGTGGCGGCAGTCATTGCTGACATGAGTCTTGGTGGTGCTTCAGCCAACATCAAGCATCCGTTTGGCGAAGTCGGGCAGCGAGGCCGGATTAAATTCAAGATCAATGCAGTCGGTGAAACCGTATACGTCGATCTCGGCATCATACTCAGGTCAATTGTCCCCAGTGATAATGGCGGTGGATGCAAACACGGCTATGAATTCACCGACCTTTCCACCCACGACCGACTGGTGTTGTCGGCTTATTTCCATCAAGCAGAAATGGAACGGAATTGAAATAATGTCGCGGTGGGCGGCTGCGCCATGAATAAAGGTTATGTATTTTTTCTTATATTCAACCAAGCCGTGGCCCCTCCGCTCATTGCGATCATCAGCATTCCTATCCATGCCCAAAAGTCGGGCGCGTGGTCAAAGAATAGCCAGCTCATCAAGCCGGCAAAGCCGATCTGGGCATAGGTGAAAGGCATGAGGCTTGAGGTGCCAGCCCGGCTGAACGCCATAATGAGCAGCAAATGGCCCACTGTTCCCAAGATGCCAATCAAGAACAACATTCCAGCGTGGGAAGCGCTTGCCTCATTAAAGAAATCGAGTAATTCTCTTCTCTCAAGAATAAGAAAGGGAAGGAGCAGCAAGCTGCCAGTCATGCCACTGTAAAGCTGCGTCGTATAGGGATTTTCGAGTACAGCCAGTTTGCTTGTGATCAGGCTATAGCCGCTGGAAATCACCATTGCCAGAAGCGGAATGACAACTACCCAACCAAACAGCCCGCTTCCTGGCCGGATTACGACAATCGTGCCCAGAAACCCGGTGGTAACCAGAACCCAGCGCAGTTTCCCAATACGCTCCTTGAACAGCCATCCAGCACAGGCAGTAATCAATACCGGGGACAGCATGATGATTGCCGTGAACTCGGCAAGTGGCATCTTGCGCATGCTAAAGAAGGCCAAAACACTAATCGATGCCAACAGCACGCCCCGCAATAGCTGAAAACGGGGATGCATGGTCCTGAAGCCAGAAGCGCCGCGCAATTTTGCTACCACGGCCGCCATGATGCTGGCCTGGATCGTGTATCTGCACCAGAGCACCAGAACGACAGACATGAAGCCGCCCAGATACTTGGTCGCCGCATCCATGGAAGAAAAGAGGAAAGTGGAAGCCACAATCATCGTGACGGCGGCCGAGGCGTTGGGATTGCTCATTCTCGCCATCATAACGCAGCGGAATTAATTTACATACAGAAAGTATTTGAAGGGATAACGCGTCCGCTGTAATGCCGTGGCAGCATTATGTGAAGGAAAGAAAACCGGCCGTTCTACGAGGAATTCTTAAATGGTGCTGTAGGTCCAGGCTCATGCATCTGCGTAAAGTGCTGCGCATGAGCCCGGCAAATGAAGGAAAAACGAGGAACGATCGATTTTCCCTTCCCAGGAAATACGCATCCCTACCTCAACGGGAGACCTAACTGTGCGCAGTGGCAAACAACATGTCTTCGCGCGCGGGTGCGGAGACAGTCTGCTTTCCAGTGACACGTCTAGATACATCCAGCACGCCGCGCTTGATCAGTATTTTCCGGATGGCGCGGTGAGCGCCTTCTGCTTCTGGTTTGTCCTCAAGAAACGCATCCATAGCAGCCAAGGCAATGTCGTCCATTTCTTCTTCGGAAAACGAGTGGAAAAGTTTTGTGGCAAGCACTTCGATAGTCGTATCCGATGTGCAAACCAGCTTACCCGCATTTTTTGCCAGTACGGCCCGTATGTCGCGCACGGTAATCCCGAAAGCCATTTGCAGCGGCATGTGTATCTCCATTGAACAGTTTGCAATAAAGCACAATATGTCCATATGGTATCGACATGGTTATCAGCCTGATATAGGACAGACTCTTGTAAGGATGTAGGAAAGGGCGAATGGTTTTGTCAGCCAAGCTTGAAGTGGCCGCCTGCCCTATGCCATCAGGATCGGCGCCAGCGATTTTCGGAAAATCCTGCTGTTACTGATTCAAAGATCCATTTTTCTCCACACAATCGGCAAACAAAGTATTCAGGGCGGGCATTCTTTTGCCTGAACCATGATCTCCGAGGCCTGCCCAGACTCTGCAAGCCGGCGTGTCCGTGCTTATCATGACGGCCTTGTGCCATGGCCAGGCAAAGTGCACATTTCATGAAAGCGCCAGTTCGTATGCATGCCTTACCCCGGCAAGATCAATCTACGCGGTGGGAAATACAGGCGGCACAGGCAGTTCCTCGTCGTCAGCAGCCGTGCCAGGAGGTTGGTTGGCAGGCGGAATGGAAGGACTGATATCCGGGTCGGGTTTCTGAAAAAGAAAGCCATGCTCAATAAACTTCATAGGGTTGCTCCTAATGGGATATTTCCATCGTAGGACATTGGAGTTCCTGCATCATTGCGCCTTATCAGCGCGTGACAAGTGAACCAAACTGTTTATTGCAAAGTCCTACTTCAGAGACATACCTAATGACGAACTCTTCTGCGAGATCCCGGAGGGCGCAATGAAACCAGGCAACTATTGGCAGTTCAGCCAAAGCCATGCACGGCGGGAAGTCAACACGCCTGTTATTCTATTGATTGCTGGCTTGGGAGGGTTCTGGGTCACAGTTGCTTTCCTCGTGTTTGCTTAAGTCTTGCTTTATCTCGAAATGCACGGGTCGGAAAGTTGTTGTAATTTTCTTCCATGGCTGAACCAAAATACAATGGTGTCACCTTGTGGAAAATTATATGAGCTTAAATAAACACGACTTGGGTGCCTACCGTCGGGCAAAACGCTTAAGAGCGTTAAAAATCGATTTCCTGATCGTCATATTCACACTGGCGGCGATCATACTGATTAGTCGGGAGCATCCACAGCAGCGACCAGGCGCTCCGGCATTCCATGTACAGAAGCAAACCGCCCCACCAACAGAAAAGACGCCACCAAATGCGCTAATTGCAACGGCGTTGCGCTAAAAAATGCTTTGCTTGCGGCGTCTGCTCACGACACTTTCTGACAAACCTGTCTCTCCACATCGAGAAACTGGCCAGACCAGTTCAGATTTTCAACGCTAGAAACTAAAAGGGCCAGATCAACGATCTGGCCCTTCTCTGTTTTGGTGCGGCTGGCAGGAATCGAACCCACGACCCCTTGGTTCGTAGCCAAGTACTCTATCCAGCTGAGCTACAGCCGCGAGACACTAATTATAGCAGCAGTTAAAAAGCTTGTGAAGCTGCGCGATTCTGTCGTGCAATAGCCAGACTCAAAACAAGCATGCGGGACGCGGCGGACTCCATCAGGATACGCAGGCAGCATTGGATTGGCACCCTGATTTTCCGCTGAACGCCGTTGATTCATCAAGTTAACGCAACATATGGTACATTGGAGAAATATTTCCAATGGACAATTATTGCGGTGATTTACTGCGATATATAAAGCATATAGCACAACGATGAAGCTGACGTTCACTCCCTTTGCGCTTGCCGCCTGCAGCCTGACCCTGTCAAGCGCCCTCTTCGCTGCTTCTATAGACATCGATGTCAGAGATACCCAAGGCAATCCCCTGGCAGATGCAGCGGTCTACGTTGAGTCCGTGGCTGGCGTCTCACCAGCGCGTTCAAGAATGGCAGAGATCGAACAAAAGAACCGTAAGTTCATGCCGTTGATGACAATAGTACAAACGGGTTCCGAGATTGCCTTTCCAAATAACGATACGGTACGGCACCATGTCTATTCCTTCTCTCCTGCCAAACCCTTCGAACTCAAGCTTTATTCCGGAACACCAGGCAACCCTGTCCTGTTCGATAAGCCGGGGACAGTGGTGATCGGCTGCAACATCCATGACCGGATGGTCGCTTATATCCAGGTCGTTAATACGCCATACTTTGGCAAGACGGATGACGCTGGGAAAGTACGCATCACCGACTTGCCCGTCGGAAAATACAAGCTCAAGGCCTGGCATCCTCAAGTTCTGGCAGGTGCCACGATGCCGGAGTCGGAAATGACGATCGCCAGACAAGACGTTGCTGTCAGCATTGCGATGAAGCCTGGTGCCGACAGCAAACCGCATTGATCATCCCATGTTCAAAAGCCTTGAAAGACGCATTGTCGCCTTGCTTCTCGTTCTGGTGCTTGGGGTGCAGCTTGCCACCTATTTCATCATCAACAGTGCGATTGAACGGAACGGACGTGCCCTCATCGCAGAAGAAGTGGCTGTCGGGGAAAGGGTTTTCCATCGGCTGCTGCGGCAGAATGCTGAAATGTTCACGCAAGGAGCACAGCTTCTGGCCAAGGACTACGGATTTCTTTCCGCCATCGCAAGCCGCGACGAAGAAACGATAGGCTCGGTGCTGACCAATCATGGCGAGCGCATCGGGGCATCGGTGACTGTGCTGGTCGATGTCGGGCGTGCCATGCGAACCGGACCGGCACAGTCGGTTTCCGCTGATGTGCAGCGGCTGATCCTTGATCTGGTGGACGTGGCCGCACGAGAAGGCAGTGCAGTAGGGACTGGCATTGTCGATCACGCGCCGTTTCAGATCGTTGTCGTACCCGTCAAGGCGCCTGTCGTGGTGGGCTGGGTCGCGATGGCTTTCCCGATTGACCAGCGGCTCGCCAACGACATGCGTGATCTGTCTTCGCTGGAAGTAAGCTTCCTTACGCGATCGGCGCAAGGCAAGTGGCAGCTCAGTGCCACCACGCTTGCCTCGCAAAATACCGTCAGTCTCTTGCGCACCATGGATGCGCGCGGCATTTCCCGCGACGCCAGCCTGGATATCGCCGGGAACGATGGCGCCTACAGGGGTTCCGTGGTCGACCTGGCAAGCACCAGGACGCAAACCGCGGTCGCGGTCCTGCAGCGCTCAGTGGCGGCTGCCACCGCGCCCTACGATGCGCTGCAGATGATGTTGCTGGTGCTGACCGCAGGCGTGATCGTCATCGCCGCCATCTTCAGCGTGCTCACCGCGCGGCGCATTACCGGCCCATTGCGCGAACTGACCAGTACCGCGCGCAGGTTGGGCGCTGGCGACTATGACGGGCCGATTCCCTCCAGCGGCGGCGAAGAGATACTCGAGCTGTCGAATGCGTTTGCCTCAATGCGCAATGGCATCAGCAAACGTGAAATGGAGATCCATAAACTGGCTTACTGGGATGCATTGACCGACCTGCCCAACAGGGCGCAATTCACCCGCAAGCTTGCCCATGCGCTGGAGACGGCACAGAGTTGCCACATCCTGATGATGGATCTGGATCGATTCAAGAATGTAAATGATGTGATGGGCCATGGCTTTGGCGATGCGCTGCTGCGCAAGGTCGGCAACAGGCTGGTTGAGCATGCCGGCGTGGATGGCGCAAACATCGCGCGGCTTGGGGGCGATGAATTCGCGATCATGCTTGTTGACGCAACACTCGCCGACGCCATGGCTGTGGCAAGCCGCGTGCTCAAGTCACTTGAGACGCCGATCTCCCTGGACGACCAGGCAGTCGACCTCGGCGCGGGCATCGGCATCGCCGCCTTCCCGGAGCACGCCCAGGATGCCGAGTCGCTGCTGAGCCATGTCGAAGTGGCGATGCACGTGGCCAAGCGCAGCGGAAACCAGGCGGTGGTGTATGACCCGGCCTACGACGAAAGCAGCCAGCAGAGCCTGTCGCTGCTCAGCGAGCTCCGCCATGCAGTCGACCACAACGAGTTGCGCCTCTACGTGCAACCCAAGCTGTCGCTCGACATGGGCGAAGTGCATGGGCTGGAAGCCCTGGTGCGCTGGGTACACCCGGAGCGCGGCATGGTGTTCCCGGACCAGTTCATCCCGTTTTCCGAGCAGACCGGCTTCATCCGCGTACTGACGTTGTGGATACTGGACCAGGCTGCGGCACTCTGCGCCCGCCTGGCCGACGAAGGCCTGCATCCGCGGATCTCGGTCAATATTTCAGCGCGCGACCTGATGGATCAGGACCTTGCGGAAAAATTCATGGCGATCCTGCGCAGGCACAATGTTGATGCATCCTCCTTCTGCCTGGAAATCACCGAGAGCGCGATCATGGATGATCCCTTGCGTGCGCAGAACACGCTCAACAGCCTGCATGCGCTGGGCGCCCAACTGTCGATCGATGATTTCGGCACCGGCTATTCCTCGCTGGCCTACCTCAAGCAGTTGCCGGTGCATGAACTGAAGATCGACAAGTCTTTCGTGAAGAACATGGAGCATGACGCCAATGACGCCAAGATCGTCCGCTCCACGGTTGATCTGGGGCACAACATGGGCCTGCGGGTAGTTGCCGAGGGCATCGAGACCAGGCAAGTCTGGAATCTGCTTTCTGAGATGGGCTGCGACAGCGGCCAGGGTTACTATATGAGCCGGCCTATTCCGGCCGACGAATTCAGCAAATGGTCAAGGCGCTGGACTTCTGAATACGACGCCAACAGTGCCACCGGTCGGTCGACTCCGATGGTGCCGCAAATGGAAATCCAGCTGGAGCAGGATGCATGAGCAAGTTGCCGCTTCTGTGCCTGCTTAGTTTTCCCCTCTTTGCCAGCTGGGCCGGCGCTGCGGACGACGAAGCGCGCCTGCGCGCTCTCGATCAGCAATGCGAAGAGGCCCGGGCCAAGCGCTTGGCGCCGATCCGGGAAGAGATGGCGCGCCGATGCGTGGCAGAAAGGCGCTATCTCGCCAATCCCGAACAGGACTGCAGGCTGGAGATGAGCACCTACGGGGACACCTTCAGGGGCCCTCGCGGCGCGGCCATCAGAGGCAAGTTCTATGATTTACCGGAATGCCTGGCCGCGGCCAGGGCCTGGAAGGAATGGGAAGCAGCGCGGCCCTGGAAAAACTGAATGCTGCGTTCTTCAACGACGGGAACGGTAGATGTCGTGCCCTGCTTCATCGATCTGGCGACGCAAGGCCTGGCGTTCCTCGGGGGAGAGCCGGCCCTGGCGCGGTTGCTCGGCCTGGCTGCGGCCATCGCGGCCGCCGCGGTCCCCCTCGGGACGCTGGCCACGGGGATCGGCAGGCTGGTGTCTTTCATCCCGGGCCTGGCGCGGATCCTGGTCCCGTTGCTGAGTCAGCCCCGTCACCGCGCCTGTAATCAGGAGTAAGGACAGGCAGGCTTTTTCCAGCGTTTTTCTCATCATGAATTCTTTCGGGATGTCAGGCACCGACGCATGTCGTCACAGGTCAAAAGTGTATGTCGGTTTGCTCAATGTCCGAACTTGGATCCGGTAAAGTGTGTAACACTTTGTAATGCTTGGAGAAAACATCCTTAACCGGCCGCGCGCCTGACGTTACCATAGCAAAATGAATACGACAAACCTTTCTGGCATGCAGACGAGCCACACCAATTCCCATCAGGCCAAGATTCTGGTCGTGGATGATGACATCCGCCTGCGCGACCTGCTGCGCCGCTACCTGGCCGAGCAGGGCTTC
Coding sequences within:
- a CDS encoding flagellar brake protein, with translation MASNLLVPVPAHLLSVGKALPRSIYSANGELLLSQGFVIESVEQIATLVGTGYLRQTEFDGRVEKAKPGVTDSSPATAVQTAAQDHGSDEKVLMDDVRWQVGETFFLHQQGLSARYTARFIGYIKNRTVLVTMPIVDDKYVLIRDSQMFIVRAFSGKKAYAFSAFVVKSVHSPHPYLHLSYPKELSCATIRHRARIPVSIIASISMNNQEESVAAVIADMSLGGASANIKHPFGEVGQRGRIKFKINAVGETVYVDLGIILRSIVPSDNGGGCKHGYEFTDLSTHDRLVLSAYFHQAEMERN
- a CDS encoding DMT family transporter gives rise to the protein MSNPNASAAVTMIVASTFLFSSMDAATKYLGGFMSVVLVLWCRYTIQASIMAAVVAKLRGASGFRTMHPRFQLLRGVLLASISVLAFFSMRKMPLAEFTAIIMLSPVLITACAGWLFKERIGKLRWVLVTTGFLGTIVVIRPGSGLFGWVVVIPLLAMVISSGYSLITSKLAVLENPYTTQLYSGMTGSLLLLPFLILERRELLDFFNEASASHAGMLFLIGILGTVGHLLLIMAFSRAGTSSLMPFTYAQIGFAGLMSWLFFDHAPDFWAWIGMLMIAMSGGATAWLNIRKNT
- a CDS encoding methylamine utilization protein; protein product: MKLTFTPFALAACSLTLSSALFAASIDIDVRDTQGNPLADAAVYVESVAGVSPARSRMAEIEQKNRKFMPLMTIVQTGSEIAFPNNDTVRHHVYSFSPAKPFELKLYSGTPGNPVLFDKPGTVVIGCNIHDRMVAYIQVVNTPYFGKTDDAGKVRITDLPVGKYKLKAWHPQVLAGATMPESEMTIARQDVAVSIAMKPGADSKPH
- a CDS encoding EAL domain-containing protein — translated: MFTQGAQLLAKDYGFLSAIASRDEETIGSVLTNHGERIGASVTVLVDVGRAMRTGPAQSVSADVQRLILDLVDVAAREGSAVGTGIVDHAPFQIVVVPVKAPVVVGWVAMAFPIDQRLANDMRDLSSLEVSFLTRSAQGKWQLSATTLASQNTVSLLRTMDARGISRDASLDIAGNDGAYRGSVVDLASTRTQTAVAVLQRSVAAATAPYDALQMMLLVLTAGVIVIAAIFSVLTARRITGPLRELTSTARRLGAGDYDGPIPSSGGEEILELSNAFASMRNGISKREMEIHKLAYWDALTDLPNRAQFTRKLAHALETAQSCHILMMDLDRFKNVNDVMGHGFGDALLRKVGNRLVEHAGVDGANIARLGGDEFAIMLVDATLADAMAVASRVLKSLETPISLDDQAVDLGAGIGIAAFPEHAQDAESLLSHVEVAMHVAKRSGNQAVVYDPAYDESSQQSLSLLSELRHAVDHNELRLYVQPKLSLDMGEVHGLEALVRWVHPERGMVFPDQFIPFSEQTGFIRVLTLWILDQAAALCARLADEGLHPRISVNISARDLMDQDLAEKFMAILRRHNVDASSFCLEITESAIMDDPLRAQNTLNSLHALGAQLSIDDFGTGYSSLAYLKQLPVHELKIDKSFVKNMEHDANDAKIVRSTVDLGHNMGLRVVAEGIETRQVWNLLSEMGCDSGQGYYMSRPIPADEFSKWSRRWTSEYDANSATGRSTPMVPQMEIQLEQDA